Proteins encoded within one genomic window of Thermococcus celer Vu 13 = JCM 8558:
- a CDS encoding 16S rRNA methyltransferase, protein MLHLVIAEAELEPVPKDIANHPAVVNHARRRGKRPEETILDATYHHAAIKKLPDGERRGRPDIVHVCLLNALESIANREGLLRVYVHTRNDEVIYVKPETRIPRNYNRFVGLMESLFKNRAVPRDLKLLRLEEKSLGELVDEIKPDGVFVMHEDGELMKPPEFGRTLSRFQNPLVVVGGFPHGDFRGKIPGRKVSLYREPLMAWTVVNEIIINFEHWSL, encoded by the coding sequence GGTGATAGCCGAGGCCGAGCTTGAACCCGTACCGAAAGACATAGCGAACCATCCGGCGGTGGTTAACCACGCGAGGCGGAGGGGCAAGAGGCCTGAGGAGACCATTTTAGATGCCACCTACCACCACGCGGCCATCAAAAAGCTCCCCGATGGTGAGAGGCGCGGGAGGCCCGATATCGTCCACGTCTGCCTCCTCAACGCCCTCGAGAGCATAGCCAACCGGGAGGGCCTTTTGAGGGTCTACGTGCACACGAGGAACGACGAGGTGATTTACGTAAAGCCCGAGACGAGGATCCCGAGGAACTACAACCGTTTCGTCGGGTTGATGGAGAGCCTCTTCAAAAACAGGGCGGTACCCAGGGATTTGAAACTGCTCCGGCTGGAGGAGAAATCCCTTGGGGAGCTCGTAGACGAGATAAAACCCGACGGGGTCTTCGTTATGCACGAGGACGGCGAATTGATGAAACCCCCTGAATTCGGGAGAACCCTATCGAGGTTCCAAAACCCGCTCGTGGTCGTTGGCGGCTTTCCCCACGGGGACTTCAGGGGGAAAATTCCGGGGAGAAAGGTAAGCCTTTACAGGGAACCGCTGATGGCGTGGACGGTTGTGAACGAAATAATAATCAATTTTGAGCATTGGAGCCTCTAA
- a CDS encoding sodium-dependent transporter, whose protein sequence is MRKVGFLMAFLITGYILGIWNFLVLPKYYINFGLKGFLISLIPMLIALFLIYSEVESTRRTRYLIYELFFKVSRTPAFIFVLLMFLLVMLGITTYYSSYSLIYVFNVAPRYIPAIAFGTILISFLLLVLAKGRTLEVISVLSVLFVLFAIASAFLIREQALSTVTSPRAINYMETAVSAITSFGHSISLKGVLYMSVSVLVSLGLGAGVYYVVGSFTPEGVSFKRVLAAVFILQVILSFAAAFTVAYSLGAAYQGFERAFHNPNIPAERSMKLFIGFQNLKEYTTNTEKSPMTSIEVFYSIPYVLRGNIANADRLIYLLMLSLYFAGLTTIIVLIEMGNQILSEVMQIGRGKSLTLVSLLGFVVSATMVVGDIRTMFVVVPFSVGAIIAAVEAYPLLSEGLEHNKGIVGVIVATLLLIGLLTLYYALRTSSTTVRIGGLLGLVLLVPVFMNGVLMRGRR, encoded by the coding sequence ATGAGAAAGGTTGGCTTCCTGATGGCGTTTTTGATAACGGGGTACATCCTCGGGATATGGAACTTCCTGGTACTGCCGAAGTACTACATAAACTTTGGATTGAAGGGATTCCTGATATCTCTGATACCGATGCTCATCGCCCTGTTCCTGATATACAGCGAGGTTGAGAGCACCAGGCGCACAAGGTACCTGATATACGAGCTGTTCTTCAAGGTATCCCGCACACCCGCGTTCATCTTCGTCCTGCTGATGTTTCTGCTCGTGATGCTCGGAATAACCACATACTACTCCTCTTACAGCCTCATCTACGTCTTCAACGTTGCCCCCAGGTACATTCCGGCGATAGCCTTCGGAACGATACTCATCTCCTTCCTCCTCCTCGTACTCGCCAAGGGAAGAACTCTCGAGGTCATCTCCGTACTTTCGGTGCTTTTCGTGCTCTTTGCAATAGCTTCGGCGTTCCTTATCAGGGAGCAGGCACTCAGCACCGTTACATCACCACGGGCGATCAACTACATGGAAACCGCGGTCTCGGCGATAACGTCCTTTGGACACTCTATTTCCCTCAAAGGAGTTCTGTATATGTCCGTCTCCGTGCTCGTATCCCTCGGTCTCGGTGCCGGTGTTTACTACGTGGTGGGAAGCTTCACCCCTGAGGGGGTCAGCTTCAAAAGGGTCCTCGCCGCCGTTTTCATCCTCCAGGTAATACTGAGCTTCGCGGCGGCCTTCACCGTCGCCTACTCCCTCGGTGCCGCTTACCAGGGGTTTGAGAGGGCTTTCCATAACCCGAACATTCCGGCGGAGCGATCCATGAAGCTATTTATAGGGTTCCAGAACCTCAAGGAGTACACCACGAACACCGAGAAGAGCCCGATGACCTCGATCGAGGTGTTCTATTCGATCCCCTACGTGCTCAGGGGCAACATCGCCAACGCGGACAGGTTGATATACCTCCTCATGCTCTCGCTCTACTTCGCGGGGCTGACCACCATAATCGTCCTGATAGAGATGGGCAACCAGATACTGTCCGAGGTCATGCAGATCGGAAGGGGAAAGAGTCTAACTCTGGTGTCCCTCCTCGGTTTCGTGGTCTCGGCAACTATGGTAGTAGGCGACATCAGGACGATGTTCGTCGTGGTGCCCTTCAGCGTTGGCGCTATAATAGCCGCGGTGGAGGCGTACCCCCTTCTCTCGGAGGGGCTTGAGCACAACAAAGGGATAGTGGGGGTCATAGTGGCCACCCTTCTGCTGATCGGACTGCTCACGCTGTACTATGCACTCAGGACGTCGAGCACTACCGTGAGGATAGGGGGGCTCCTTGGACTGGTGCTCCTCGTGCCGGTCTTCATGAACGGAGTGCTGATGAGGGGCCGTCGTTGA